GCAACGACATAGAGGGCGTTCGGCGCCAGGCGCTTGTCGCGCAGATTGACGAAGATGATCGAGCCCGGCGGCGAGATCTTGTTCATCGAATTGCCTTCGACCTCGAGCGCGATCCATTCGCCATCGGGCAGGTCGAGGGCGGCGACCGTCGGGAATTCCGAAAAATCGGTGATCGGCGCCTGCTCGCTCAGCTGGCCGGCGCTGACCCAGGAGATTTTCGGCACATCGGCGACGGAGGCGGGCAGCTCATCCGGATCGAGCGCATTGCCGGTTCCGAACTGCAGCCAGTTGAGATTGACCTTGAAAGCGCGGGCATACTTCTTCGCATCGGCAATGCCGAAGCCGTTGCGGCCGGATTCATGCGCCTTGTAGACATTCGCATTCCAGCCGAACCGATCGACGATCGCCTTCGGGCCGGCAAAGCCCGCATTCTTCCGGGCCATGACGAGGCGCTTTGCGCGTTCTTCGCGTTCAAATTGTTCCTGATCTTTCAACATGATATAAAAAATACCCTAAAATAAGGTACATGTCATGCCCTAATGTGCTTGACATATCGGGTATTAATTGTACCCTAATCGACATGACAAGCGCCGACATCATTCAACAACGGGCCACGTTCCGCGGCTGGGGAGACGACGCCATGAGGTTCACCATTTCCTCGGAAGAGCGGCTCGCCATGGACGTGATGCCGGCCGGCGTCGTCATTCACCGGCCGCAAGGCCCAAGGGGAGGGCGCATGTCGGTGATATCAGTTCGCAACGAGGATATTCCCTTCCTCGCCAAGGCCCTGCAGCAGGTGCTGAATGCCAACCGGGAGGTGGAATCGATATGACCATCTTCACCGCAACAGCCGCCGGCGAGTTCCAGCGCCGCGGTGCCCGCTACATCGGCTGCCCGGTGTGCGGCAAGGCGCTGTCGATTGCCGAGGTGATCGAGCGCCACTGTGAGAACTGCGATCGGCCAACGCGCCCGGAAGAGATTAGCGAGACGATGATCCCGCCCGGCGCTCTGTCGATCACCAACCCCGATAGCCCAGCCCCTCCCTGACGGCTATCGGCCGCTGACGTCGTCGCCCTCCCTCGGCGACGCCAGCATCTCGGACGCGACTCTGTCGCGCCGAGCGGGTGCGGCGATGCCGTGCCCACCGGCGCGACTCTGTCGCGTCCGACCCAGGCGGCGGCCTGGCAGACGACCGGAGCCTTTGCTCGCGCAAGAGCCGGCTCCGGTCGTCATCGATGAATTTGAATCAAGCACGGGACGAGCCACCCGCTCCGGCGGGAACGGCGGGCCGCGTTCGAAATCGGAAAGAAGGATCAAGCGATGAGCTTCCAGGTCGAGGTCGCGCCAGCGCAGCAAAGCACGCACATGAACGCGCTCGAGCTCTTCCGCACTGGCCGGGACTATATCGAGATCGCCGTCATTCTCGGGACGTCGGTGCCCTCGGTGGAGATCGAGATCCACCGGCTTCGAAGTGCGGAAAAGGGCGACACCGCCCAGCAGGACCATGCCGGCTCAGAGATCAGGCGGTTTCCCCGCCGCACTGTGAGGCCCGGCACCCCGGTCAATTTTGCCCGGCGGGCGACGGAGGCTGCGGGTTTGAGGCCAACCATTCATGGGGTCGTGACGGCCGCGAGCAGGAAAGGCACATCGCATGGCTAAGGACACGATGAGTGAGGAGATCATGGAGATCCTCCGCCCGGTGCTGGGCGAGGAGCTGGCGGCAGCGATCATCGAGCATCGCAAGCGCACGCTGAAGAAGCCGCTGACGGCTTATGCCGCGCGGATGCAGGCCAGGGAATATCTGATGACCGGCGACCCGGTCGGCGCCGCCGAGATGCAGATCTTCCGCGGCTGGCAGGCGATCAAATGCGACTGGTACCTCAAGGAGAAGGCGAGGGAGGCCGGGTCGATCAACAGCAGCGTGAGAAGGACAGCAGTCGATGCCGCACGAGATTTCCCCTCTGGTGAAGATCATTTCGGGGATGCTTTCTGGCTTCCCGGCATCCGCAGGCACTGATCCCGACATGCAGATCCGCGCCTATCTCGTCGCCGTCGAGGGCCTGCCGGCAGAGGCGGTCTGGCGGGCCGCCAAACGCTTCATCTCCGGCCAGGTGAGGGACCATAACCGCGCCTTTGCCCCGAGCAGTGCCAGCTTTGCCGAGGAGTGCCGCCATCAGCAGGCGGCGATCGAGGCCGAGCGCCGGCCGCGCCTGGAAGCCGAGCCCGAGGTGCCGCGGCCGAAAGTGCCGGCCTACAAGATGCAGCTGCTGCGCGATGCGGCCAATGGCAGCCGCAACGCCAAGCGGGAGCTCGCCCGCATGTTTCCCGACAACCCGATCATCGCCCGCGCCGCGTGGGACGCACAGGAGGCTACCAAGTGACAATCACCTTTTGGACGGAGGACAAGATCGTCAAGGCGGAAAAGCTCTGGAAGGAAGGGCTGTCGGCGA
The Rhizobium leguminosarum DNA segment above includes these coding regions:
- a CDS encoding S24 family peptidase, producing MLKDQEQFEREERAKRLVMARKNAGFAGPKAIVDRFGWNANVYKAHESGRNGFGIADAKKYARAFKVNLNWLQFGTGNALDPDELPASVADVPKISWVSAGQLSEQAPITDFSEFPTVAALDLPDGEWIALEVEGNSMNKISPPGSIIFVNLRDKRLAPNALYVVADETGAATYKRYRPNDDPPFQPASYEDVPPPEFQGAVTIVGRVRRSIIEM